In the genome of Sphingomonas naphthae, one region contains:
- a CDS encoding SDR family NAD(P)-dependent oxidoreductase, whose protein sequence is MAITDLLKGQTAIVTGAARGIGRGIATLFLAQGACVVTADIDAIADFDGADGRVLKVAADVSRDGDVAATVRAAVDHFGGLDCIVNNAARPGPIEGIADLAAEAFEATIALVLGSVYSGIRHAVPVMRAQGRGGSIVNIGSTSALVASSVLQPYGAAKAGVSMLTRSTAVELAADRIRVNCLCPGGIATALYGLSAGLDPEAAASRIDVVAGNLAAQLPLGRAGTPEDVAHAALFLASSLSTFVTGQIIAVDGGMTAGRPMPPGVTPDRFFGRVAGIDPQS, encoded by the coding sequence ATGGCGATCACCGATCTCCTGAAAGGGCAGACCGCCATCGTCACCGGGGCAGCGCGCGGCATCGGGCGAGGGATAGCGACGCTGTTCCTCGCCCAGGGGGCTTGTGTGGTGACGGCGGACATCGACGCTATCGCCGATTTCGACGGCGCGGACGGCCGTGTCCTGAAGGTCGCGGCGGATGTGTCGCGTGACGGCGACGTCGCGGCGACGGTTCGGGCGGCGGTCGATCATTTCGGCGGGCTCGACTGTATCGTGAACAATGCGGCGCGGCCGGGACCGATCGAGGGTATCGCCGATCTGGCGGCAGAGGCGTTCGAGGCGACCATCGCGCTCGTGCTAGGCAGCGTCTACTCGGGAATCCGCCATGCCGTGCCGGTGATGCGCGCGCAGGGCAGGGGCGGCTCGATCGTCAATATCGGGTCGACGTCGGCGCTCGTCGCTTCATCCGTGCTCCAGCCCTATGGCGCGGCCAAGGCGGGGGTATCGATGCTGACCCGATCGACTGCGGTCGAGCTGGCGGCGGATCGCATCCGGGTCAATTGCCTCTGCCCCGGCGGAATCGCGACCGCGCTCTACGGCCTGTCGGCGGGCCTCGATCCCGAGGCGGCCGCATCGCGGATCGATGTCGTGGCCGGTAATCTGGCCGCGCAACTTCCTCTGGGGCGCGCCGGTACGCCCGAGGACGTTGCCCATGCCGCGCTGTTTCTGGCGAGCAGCCTGTCCACATTCGTGACCGGTCAGATCATCGCTGTCGATGGCGGCATGACCGCCGGTCGGCCGATGCCGCCGGGCGTCACCCCCGATCGCTTCTTCGGCCGCGTCGCCGGCATCGATCCTCAATCCTGA
- a CDS encoding SDR family oxidoreductase, which yields MSLTLPLDGKRALVTGAATGIGRATAVALAAQGAAVIINCRDEAQCPQAEAVVAQIEAAGGWAKMVVADVEQVAAIRSLFAMALETCGGLDLVVSNAAGNAAIKPVADTSEAEYDRVTALNARSQFFVMQEAARALTNGGRIIVLSSSSVAGPYAGTAGYGGAKRAAEIHARVLAYEVAARGITVNIVAPGPTDTETMQAQTSPARKAEVAKMIPLGRLGKPDDIADVITFLASDGGRWMTGQIVQVGGGIQ from the coding sequence TTGAGCCTGACGCTTCCCCTGGATGGCAAGCGCGCGCTCGTGACCGGCGCCGCGACCGGCATCGGTCGCGCGACGGCCGTTGCGCTGGCCGCTCAAGGGGCTGCGGTCATCATCAATTGTCGCGATGAGGCGCAATGCCCGCAGGCGGAGGCAGTGGTGGCGCAGATCGAGGCGGCCGGGGGATGGGCGAAGATGGTCGTCGCCGATGTCGAGCAGGTGGCCGCGATCCGATCCCTGTTCGCGATGGCGCTCGAAACATGCGGTGGGCTCGATCTGGTCGTGAGCAACGCGGCCGGCAATGCCGCCATCAAGCCGGTCGCCGATACCAGCGAGGCGGAGTATGACCGCGTGACGGCGCTTAACGCGCGCAGTCAATTCTTCGTGATGCAGGAGGCGGCGCGTGCCTTGACGAACGGAGGAAGGATCATCGTGCTGTCGAGCAGCAGCGTCGCCGGACCCTATGCCGGCACGGCCGGCTATGGCGGCGCGAAGCGTGCGGCCGAAATCCACGCCAGGGTTCTGGCTTACGAAGTCGCGGCGCGCGGCATTACCGTGAACATCGTGGCACCGGGGCCGACCGACACCGAAACGATGCAGGCGCAGACCAGCCCGGCCCGCAAGGCCGAGGTGGCCAAGATGATCCCGCTGGGCCGGCTTGGAAAGCCCGACGACATTGCTGACGTCATCACTTTCCTGGCCAGTGATGGCGGCCGATGGATGACCGGACAGATCGTTCAGGTCGGTGGCGGCATCCAATGA
- a CDS encoding GMC family oxidoreductase has protein sequence MTLPPSHADYVIVGGGSAGCVLASRLSEDPASTVILIEAGGDHAPGEEPADIADSFPRAATPAYMWPGLVATRDDGIAPRPFEQARVIGGGSSIMGMLALRGLPGDYEAWADAGAAGWGWADVLPWFRKLERDQDFGGPLHGSGGPVLIRRHRPADWPPFCRAMEAVLNQDGLPTIADLNGETHDGVGSVPMTNSPARRVSAASAYLTPQVRARPNLHILADQAVTQVRFDGRRAVGVRIGRGDAARTIDAGETIVSAGAIHSPALLMASGVGPAGFVVERRGVGQNLQNHPALAVSVVLSSAARQEAAIRPAFQNCVRYSSGRDDCAPGDLFMTILNKTGLHPVGARIGALMLSVYKSYSRGWVRPNPADPLGPPQFSFNLLSDPRDFARQVAALRQALSWLDQPAVKRVASDPFIPSNMALIRRLARDDAMSRTMGHAASALFSLPGPMRRALVRRGGVSLAGLAGDEAALGDIVRRHSVPTGHVVGTCRIGREDDADAVVDIECRVIGVDGLRVVDASVMPSIVRANTNIPVIMIAERMADRIRADRRARPQPAMETAQ, from the coding sequence ATGACGCTGCCTCCATCCCATGCGGATTATGTGATCGTGGGCGGTGGCTCCGCCGGCTGTGTCCTCGCCAGCCGCCTCTCCGAAGATCCGGCCAGCACCGTTATCCTGATCGAAGCGGGTGGCGACCATGCGCCCGGCGAGGAGCCGGCCGACATCGCCGACAGCTTCCCGCGAGCGGCGACGCCCGCCTACATGTGGCCGGGTCTGGTGGCCACTCGCGACGACGGTATCGCTCCACGCCCGTTCGAACAGGCCCGCGTGATCGGCGGCGGATCGAGCATCATGGGCATGCTGGCGCTGCGCGGGCTACCCGGCGATTATGAGGCCTGGGCCGATGCCGGTGCAGCCGGCTGGGGCTGGGCCGACGTGTTGCCTTGGTTCCGCAAGCTGGAACGCGATCAGGATTTCGGCGGCCCGCTACATGGATCGGGCGGACCGGTGCTGATCCGTCGGCATAGGCCCGCTGACTGGCCGCCTTTCTGTCGTGCAATGGAGGCGGTCCTCAACCAGGACGGTCTGCCGACCATCGCCGATCTCAACGGTGAGACGCACGATGGGGTTGGCTCGGTGCCGATGACCAACAGCCCTGCGCGACGGGTGTCCGCCGCATCCGCCTATCTCACGCCGCAGGTTCGCGCCCGGCCTAACCTTCACATACTGGCGGATCAGGCGGTGACGCAGGTTCGGTTCGATGGTCGTCGGGCGGTGGGCGTCCGTATCGGCCGGGGCGATGCTGCCCGCACCATCGATGCGGGCGAGACGATCGTCAGTGCCGGGGCGATCCACTCGCCCGCCTTGCTGATGGCTTCGGGGGTCGGCCCGGCTGGTTTCGTCGTCGAACGGCGAGGGGTCGGCCAGAATCTCCAGAACCACCCGGCCTTGGCAGTCTCCGTCGTTCTGTCGTCCGCTGCCCGGCAGGAAGCGGCGATCCGTCCGGCGTTTCAGAATTGCGTCCGGTACAGCTCGGGCCGTGACGATTGCGCGCCGGGCGATCTTTTCATGACGATCCTCAACAAGACCGGCCTGCATCCCGTCGGGGCGCGGATCGGCGCGCTGATGCTCTCGGTTTATAAGAGTTACAGCCGAGGCTGGGTACGGCCGAACCCGGCCGATCCGCTCGGGCCACCCCAATTCTCCTTCAACCTTCTTTCCGATCCGCGTGACTTCGCGCGGCAGGTGGCCGCGCTGCGGCAGGCCCTGTCGTGGCTGGATCAGCCAGCCGTGAAGCGTGTCGCGAGCGATCCTTTCATCCCGAGCAACATGGCCCTGATCCGCCGTCTCGCTCGAGACGATGCGATGAGCCGGACGATGGGCCACGCCGCATCCGCGCTCTTTTCGCTGCCCGGCCCCATGCGCCGCGCCCTCGTCCGACGGGGCGGTGTGTCTTTGGCTGGATTGGCGGGCGATGAGGCGGCGCTGGGCGATATCGTTCGCCGACACAGCGTGCCCACGGGGCATGTCGTGGGAACCTGCCGTATCGGTCGGGAGGATGATGCCGACGCGGTCGTCGATATCGAATGCCGTGTGATCGGCGTGGACGGCCTTCGGGTCGTCGACGCTTCCGTGATGCCCTCCATCGTGCGGGCAAACACCAATATCCCCGTCATCATGATCGCCGAGCGCATGGCGGACCGCATCCGCGCCGATCGGCGCGCCCGGCCGCAACCCGCGATGGAGACCGCACAGTGA
- a CDS encoding TonB-dependent receptor has translation MTNKAMMMLGATALATMVCAAPALAQSQPAAPAVPVASEQATDGDIVVTALRRDQRLQEAPAAVSVVTSETIQNAGVQSLNDVGKLVPSLRFEAGLRPGVPSIALRGIAAVQGGDAPFSLIVDGVQVPFLELVNQDLLDIASVELLKGPQGALYGRGAIAGALIINTQAPGDEFRGSLKLSAEGGGDYRGAATVSGPLIDGVLSAKVTGSYRKRDGMIYIRTLDRDGDYADDGTLRGQLHFTPGADTAIDLIGSYTKAKDGWALFAQIPVGVPGAIKDFDTYKPNQNVKPVTRRTLWNTALKINQKVGIGTITSVTQYAYALARNFNDFDYSPVPGRVNTNPIKDTAFNQDLRFSSTLDGAFNFIVGAFYQKRIGHNDVNIRPDPAAVPPLLPSQTTLQHLTSEAWAGYGQANLELGAWSLTAAVRYDEDKRFDELTNVPGSGVSNTFSAWQPSATVKYQFSPDFMAYGTVGRGFRSGGFNAQNLVIPAIGAQRIYPKEMSTSYEAGFKSQAFNRRLTFNVAAFLTNFENSQFQQTLVVPVPARFITSIPKVRVKGLEADIVLRPVADVTITGAVSITHARIRDFNGTALYVGNQPPNVYSDNEQLSIQYNPEVMDGYRALFRLDGNRRGKISYDLTEQFTFQPAAFLDARVGVEADRWTLAVYGKNLTSKRAPDFFSPLAFRVASARLENLSFRAGVELSVKFGAR, from the coding sequence ATGACTAACAAGGCCATGATGATGCTCGGCGCAACCGCGCTGGCGACGATGGTGTGCGCCGCACCGGCGCTGGCGCAGTCTCAACCTGCGGCGCCAGCGGTGCCCGTCGCCAGCGAGCAGGCGACCGATGGCGACATCGTCGTCACCGCGTTGCGCCGTGACCAGCGTCTTCAGGAAGCGCCGGCCGCCGTTTCGGTCGTCACGTCCGAGACCATCCAGAACGCGGGCGTGCAATCGCTCAACGACGTCGGCAAACTGGTGCCCAGCCTGCGTTTCGAGGCGGGATTGCGCCCGGGCGTACCCAGCATTGCGCTGCGGGGCATCGCGGCGGTCCAAGGGGGCGATGCGCCCTTCTCGCTCATCGTCGATGGCGTGCAGGTGCCGTTCCTGGAGCTGGTCAATCAGGATCTGCTCGATATCGCGAGCGTCGAGCTGCTGAAGGGGCCGCAGGGCGCGCTATACGGACGCGGCGCCATCGCGGGTGCGCTCATCATCAACACGCAGGCACCCGGTGACGAATTTCGCGGATCGCTCAAGCTGTCGGCTGAGGGCGGCGGGGATTATCGCGGAGCGGCCACGGTCTCCGGCCCGCTGATCGACGGCGTGCTCTCCGCCAAGGTGACCGGGTCCTATCGCAAGCGCGACGGCATGATCTACATCCGCACGCTCGATCGGGACGGCGATTATGCCGATGACGGCACGTTGCGCGGGCAACTCCACTTCACGCCGGGCGCCGACACGGCGATCGACCTGATTGGATCCTATACCAAGGCCAAGGACGGCTGGGCCTTGTTCGCGCAGATCCCGGTCGGCGTGCCCGGCGCCATCAAGGATTTCGACACCTACAAGCCCAACCAGAACGTGAAGCCCGTGACGCGGCGGACGCTGTGGAACACGGCACTGAAGATCAACCAGAAGGTCGGCATCGGCACCATCACGTCGGTGACGCAATATGCCTATGCCCTGGCACGCAATTTCAACGACTTCGACTATTCGCCCGTACCCGGTCGGGTGAATACCAATCCGATCAAGGATACGGCCTTCAACCAGGATCTGCGCTTCAGTTCGACGCTGGATGGCGCCTTCAACTTCATCGTCGGCGCTTTCTATCAGAAGCGCATCGGCCATAACGACGTCAATATCCGGCCCGATCCGGCGGCGGTGCCGCCGCTGCTGCCGAGCCAGACGACCCTCCAGCACCTGACCAGCGAGGCGTGGGCCGGTTATGGTCAGGCCAACCTAGAGCTGGGCGCGTGGAGCCTGACGGCGGCTGTCCGCTACGATGAAGACAAGCGGTTCGACGAGCTAACGAACGTGCCCGGCAGCGGCGTGAGTAATACCTTTAGTGCCTGGCAGCCGTCCGCGACCGTCAAGTATCAATTCTCTCCCGACTTCATGGCTTATGGCACTGTCGGGCGCGGTTTCCGCAGTGGAGGCTTCAACGCGCAGAACCTTGTGATCCCGGCAATTGGGGCGCAGCGCATCTATCCCAAGGAAATGTCCACCAGTTACGAAGCCGGCTTCAAGTCGCAGGCGTTCAACCGGCGGCTAACGTTCAACGTCGCGGCCTTCCTCACCAATTTCGAGAATTCGCAGTTCCAGCAAACGCTCGTCGTTCCGGTGCCCGCGCGTTTCATCACGTCGATTCCGAAGGTTCGGGTGAAAGGGCTGGAGGCCGATATTGTGCTGCGCCCCGTCGCGGACGTAACGATCACCGGGGCGGTCTCGATCACCCATGCCAGAATTCGCGATTTCAACGGCACCGCGCTCTACGTCGGCAATCAGCCCCCGAACGTCTATTCGGACAATGAGCAGCTCAGCATCCAGTATAATCCCGAGGTGATGGACGGATATCGGGCGCTGTTCCGCCTCGATGGCAACCGGCGAGGCAAGATCTCGTACGATCTGACCGAACAATTCACCTTCCAGCCGGCGGCCTTCCTTGATGCCCGCGTCGGCGTGGAGGCGGATCGCTGGACGCTCGCGGTGTATGGCAAGAACCTGACCAGCAAGCGCGCACCCGATTTCTTCTCGCCGCTCGCCTTCCGCGTTGCGAGCGCGCGACTGGAAAATCTGTCGTTCCGCGCCGGCGTCGAGCTGAGCGTGAAGTTCGGGGCGCGTTGA
- a CDS encoding alpha/beta hydrolase family protein — translation MTRVGIGGIELTGADETIVAGGLSLPVHVYRPEPGAERPSAALILCPGGIGTGMFEIMEWIAGAARDAGIFTVTTSWRAPSPEHDPDDVSMVVDWLQQQPDVDGERIAIMGMSRGGNATLRAAALDTRLKLVVTFGPATNFVQQAEGTAVYAPGRHRMLVDWLGDPVEKRSFYEKVQAIGYADRIKQPVLMVHGQHDMHSPPEQSIWMKEAIEAAGNSDVDLRIVPMMGHYGDVIPNSYGFDQLRAIIIPYLQQRLK, via the coding sequence ATGACGCGAGTGGGTATCGGCGGCATCGAACTGACCGGTGCGGACGAAACGATCGTCGCGGGCGGTCTGTCGCTTCCCGTGCATGTCTACCGGCCTGAGCCGGGCGCGGAGCGGCCGTCGGCGGCGCTGATCCTGTGCCCCGGCGGGATCGGCACGGGGATGTTCGAGATCATGGAATGGATCGCGGGGGCCGCGCGCGATGCCGGCATCTTCACGGTCACGACGAGCTGGCGCGCGCCTTCGCCGGAACATGACCCGGACGACGTCTCAATGGTGGTCGACTGGCTTCAGCAGCAGCCCGATGTGGATGGCGAGCGGATCGCGATCATGGGTATGTCGCGCGGTGGGAACGCCACCCTGCGGGCGGCGGCGCTCGATACGCGGCTCAAGCTCGTCGTCACGTTCGGCCCGGCCACGAATTTCGTGCAGCAGGCTGAGGGGACGGCGGTCTACGCGCCCGGCCGCCACCGGATGCTCGTCGATTGGCTCGGTGATCCGGTTGAGAAGCGGTCTTTCTACGAGAAGGTCCAGGCCATCGGATATGCGGACCGCATCAAACAACCCGTACTGATGGTCCATGGCCAGCACGACATGCATTCGCCGCCGGAGCAGTCGATCTGGATGAAGGAGGCGATCGAGGCCGCCGGCAACAGTGACGTCGATCTGCGGATCGTGCCGATGATGGGCCATTATGGCGATGTCATCCCGAACAGTTACGGCTTCGATCAGCTTCGAGCGATCATCATCCCGTATCTTCAGCAAAGACTGAAGTAA
- a CDS encoding bile acid:sodium symporter family protein yields the protein MKIDGFLIAMASAIVLALLFPWVGMDDGPVHLGILTTIGIAGVFFLHGANLAPKALRDGALHWRLHLLVQGTTFLFFPLIGAALYFASEGWLPDGLRLGFFYLGALSSTISSSVAMTAMARGNVAVAVFNATLSGLIGMVATPLLVRLVSTVGAGGPAVGEAILDILKTLLLPFALGQACRPLIGAFLHRHKKVVSTLDRGVIVLIVFGSFAESTASGLWRQFSPQSFLIVTGLAAGMLALALFFTISISRLLKLDTADEAAAVFCGSKKSLANGAPIAKILFAGNPAIGMIVLPVLLYHQIQLIVCASLARRYALHIQRLAPLSEPSESAFQS from the coding sequence GTGAAAATCGATGGTTTCCTGATCGCGATGGCATCGGCCATCGTGTTGGCGTTGCTGTTCCCTTGGGTCGGCATGGACGATGGTCCTGTCCATCTGGGCATCCTCACGACGATCGGCATTGCGGGGGTGTTCTTCCTGCATGGCGCCAATCTGGCGCCCAAGGCGCTGCGTGACGGGGCTCTGCACTGGCGGCTGCACCTGCTGGTGCAGGGGACGACCTTCCTCTTTTTCCCGCTGATCGGCGCAGCGCTCTATTTCGCCAGCGAAGGCTGGTTGCCGGACGGCCTGCGCCTCGGCTTCTTCTATCTGGGGGCTCTGTCATCGACGATCTCTTCGTCCGTCGCGATGACGGCCATGGCGCGCGGTAACGTGGCGGTGGCGGTATTCAACGCGACGTTGTCCGGCTTGATCGGAATGGTCGCCACGCCGCTGCTGGTGAGACTGGTCAGTACGGTCGGCGCGGGCGGCCCGGCTGTGGGGGAGGCGATCCTCGATATCCTCAAGACGCTTCTGCTGCCCTTCGCGCTGGGGCAGGCGTGCCGACCGCTGATCGGCGCCTTCCTCCATCGCCACAAGAAGGTCGTATCGACCCTGGATCGTGGCGTGATCGTGCTAATCGTCTTCGGCTCCTTCGCAGAATCGACCGCCTCGGGCCTCTGGCGCCAGTTCTCTCCCCAGAGTTTTCTGATCGTCACCGGGCTTGCAGCCGGAATGCTGGCGCTCGCGCTGTTCTTTACGATTAGCATCAGCCGTCTGTTGAAGCTCGACACGGCGGACGAGGCGGCGGCGGTTTTCTGCGGATCGAAGAAGAGCCTGGCGAACGGCGCGCCCATCGCCAAAATCCTGTTCGCGGGCAATCCGGCGATCGGCATGATCGTGCTTCCGGTGCTGCTCTATCACCAGATCCAGCTGATCGTGTGCGCCAGCCTGGCGCGCCGTTACGCGTTACACATCCAGCGCTTGGCGCCGCTGTCGGAGCCCTCGGAAAGCGCATTTCAATCGTAA
- a CDS encoding SDR family oxidoreductase, giving the protein MSHTLDGKGAIVTGASRGIGREIAIKLAAQGAQVAVNYPFDREAAAAEEVVNEIRAAGGIAQAVKADVRDIAQIEAMFAEAAEAFGGIDIVVSNAGGDAVVKPVVDVTEAEYDAAMALNARANFFVLRQAARTVRDGGRIVVIASSMTALCYPGSAIYGGAKAAAEHYARVLAKELGPRGVTVNAVSPGFVDTEATRAAGNVEERYEMALRQTPLGRIGEADDIADVVAFVAGSGARWITGQNLRVGGGIV; this is encoded by the coding sequence ATGTCGCATACCCTTGATGGCAAGGGCGCCATCGTAACCGGCGCGTCGCGCGGGATCGGTCGCGAGATCGCTATCAAACTCGCCGCGCAGGGGGCTCAGGTCGCCGTGAACTATCCCTTCGATCGCGAGGCAGCGGCGGCGGAGGAGGTTGTGAACGAGATCCGCGCAGCCGGCGGCATTGCCCAGGCGGTGAAGGCCGACGTGCGCGACATAGCACAGATCGAGGCGATGTTCGCCGAAGCCGCCGAAGCCTTTGGCGGGATCGATATCGTCGTGAGTAACGCCGGCGGCGATGCCGTGGTGAAGCCGGTCGTCGACGTAACCGAGGCCGAATATGATGCCGCGATGGCGCTTAACGCCCGCGCCAACTTCTTCGTGCTGCGGCAGGCGGCGCGGACCGTGAGGGACGGCGGGCGGATCGTGGTCATCGCCAGCAGCATGACGGCACTCTGCTATCCGGGGTCCGCCATCTACGGCGGCGCCAAGGCGGCGGCCGAACATTATGCCCGCGTGCTTGCCAAGGAACTGGGACCGCGCGGCGTGACGGTCAACGCCGTGTCGCCGGGCTTCGTCGACACCGAAGCCACGCGGGCGGCCGGAAATGTCGAGGAACGCTACGAAATGGCGCTCAGGCAGACGCCGCTCGGCCGGATCGGCGAGGCGGACGACATCGCAGACGTCGTCGCTTTCGTTGCTGGCAGCGGCGCACGCTGGATAACCGGGCAGAATCTGCGGGTCGGCGGCGGCATCGTCTGA
- a CDS encoding LLM class flavin-dependent oxidoreductase, with the protein MSSLEFCVFDHLDARGEPIAKLYADRLAFAAAAEQAGFAGYYIAEHHSTPLGHAPSPSVFLAALSQRTERMRIGSMVHVLPAYQPLRLAEEICMLDHLSNGRLDIGVGRGASPYEIGLYGVAPQEARDIFEEALAVLKQALTAPVLSHRGTFFRYYDVPMTMRPLQAGGPPMWYGAFTERNLDFAAEHGLNITLNGPPPRLRQLSHRYRELWAERRPEARPPQIASMYQLFVAETDAEAERIAANAYAMWYDNMTHLWRANNAMPRDTLPNSLEAARKVGSFVVGSADTVREKLQAILEASGLTRLLLQCNIGDMPQAAVLESIGRFSAEVMPALAPAVGPAMARAAA; encoded by the coding sequence ATGAGCAGCCTGGAATTTTGCGTTTTCGACCATCTCGACGCGCGCGGCGAGCCGATCGCGAAGCTCTATGCTGATCGGCTGGCGTTCGCGGCGGCGGCCGAGCAGGCCGGTTTTGCGGGCTATTATATCGCCGAGCATCATTCCACGCCGCTGGGGCATGCTCCGTCCCCCAGCGTCTTTCTGGCGGCCCTGTCGCAACGAACCGAGCGGATGCGCATCGGATCGATGGTCCATGTCCTGCCGGCCTATCAGCCACTCCGGCTGGCCGAAGAGATCTGCATGCTGGATCATCTCAGCAACGGCCGGCTCGATATCGGGGTGGGGCGGGGTGCTTCGCCCTACGAGATCGGGCTGTACGGAGTCGCGCCGCAGGAGGCGCGGGACATTTTCGAGGAAGCGCTGGCGGTGCTGAAGCAGGCGCTGACCGCGCCGGTGCTGTCTCATCGCGGCACCTTCTTCCGCTATTACGATGTGCCGATGACGATGCGCCCGCTTCAGGCGGGTGGGCCGCCGATGTGGTACGGCGCCTTCACCGAGCGCAACCTCGATTTCGCGGCCGAACACGGCCTCAACATCACCTTGAACGGGCCGCCGCCGCGTCTGCGGCAATTGTCGCACCGCTATCGCGAGCTTTGGGCCGAGCGGCGCCCGGAGGCGCGCCCACCGCAGATCGCCAGCATGTACCAGTTGTTCGTGGCCGAAACCGACGCGGAAGCCGAGCGTATCGCCGCCAACGCTTATGCGATGTGGTATGACAACATGACGCATCTATGGCGCGCCAACAACGCGATGCCACGGGACACGTTGCCGAACAGCCTCGAGGCTGCCCGCAAGGTGGGGTCGTTCGTCGTCGGCAGCGCCGATACCGTTCGTGAGAAACTCCAGGCGATCCTGGAGGCGAGCGGCCTCACCAGACTCCTGCTCCAATGCAACATCGGCGACATGCCGCAGGCGGCAGTGCTGGAATCGATCGGCCGTTTCTCCGCCGAAGTCATGCCGGCATTGGCCCCCGCCGTCGGCCCCGCCATGGCCCGCGCCGCAGCTTGA
- a CDS encoding MFS transporter: MESDMPQGHSVADIIDEAPVGWLQIRTFIFCILVSLLDGFDTQSIAFVAPSISTEWGLSKLSFGFVFSATLLGTVIGAAVFGVLADRVGRKRLVLLNTVIFGLFTGACAFARNVEMLLLFRLLGGIGMGGVIPNMMALASEYAPRRKRATIVTFTLWGFPAGAALGGLAATPLIARFGWESVFVAGAIAPLVLAAFLLPYLPESLRFLEQRATNRPMIVQLLRRIDPVRASGAVLVPASAEEARQAGVGILFTKGLALPTAVISAAMFLSLFLTYLLLNWIPLLLEAAGMSLAQAILGTVAVNLGGIAGSYLLARVIDNVAQPLWYLIVGYLAAGCVIALTGRMVGSPALVLMTLAGCGVFLIGTQMSLSAYAATRFPPAVRGRAVGFIQAVGRTGSLIGPVVGGALLGFGVSPKGLFALGFLPAALAALLLVILAGSVRRHLMFGQGRPHVAYP, encoded by the coding sequence GTGGAGAGCGACATGCCTCAAGGCCATTCCGTGGCAGATATCATCGATGAAGCGCCGGTAGGTTGGCTACAGATCCGCACTTTCATCTTCTGCATCCTGGTGTCGCTCCTGGACGGGTTCGACACCCAGTCGATCGCTTTCGTCGCTCCCTCCATCTCGACCGAATGGGGCTTGTCGAAACTGAGCTTCGGGTTCGTATTCTCCGCTACCTTGCTAGGTACGGTGATCGGCGCGGCGGTCTTCGGCGTGCTGGCCGATCGGGTGGGTCGCAAGCGGCTGGTACTGCTGAACACGGTGATCTTCGGCCTGTTCACCGGTGCCTGCGCGTTCGCCCGCAATGTGGAGATGCTGCTGCTGTTCCGGCTGCTCGGCGGCATTGGGATGGGGGGCGTGATCCCCAACATGATGGCGCTGGCATCGGAATATGCTCCTCGACGCAAGCGGGCCACCATCGTGACCTTCACATTGTGGGGGTTCCCCGCCGGGGCGGCCCTGGGTGGCCTGGCGGCGACCCCGCTGATCGCGCGGTTCGGTTGGGAGTCGGTGTTCGTCGCCGGCGCGATCGCGCCGTTGGTGCTGGCGGCCTTCCTGCTTCCGTACCTGCCGGAATCGCTACGCTTCCTGGAGCAGCGCGCCACCAATCGGCCAATGATCGTGCAGCTGCTTCGTCGCATCGATCCCGTTCGTGCCAGTGGGGCCGTGCTGGTCCCTGCGTCTGCGGAAGAGGCGCGCCAAGCCGGCGTCGGCATATTGTTCACCAAGGGGCTCGCGCTACCGACGGCCGTGATTTCGGCCGCCATGTTCCTCAGCCTGTTTCTCACCTACCTGCTGCTCAACTGGATCCCGCTACTGCTTGAGGCGGCCGGCATGTCGTTGGCCCAGGCCATCCTCGGCACCGTGGCCGTCAATCTCGGCGGCATCGCCGGCAGCTATCTGCTGGCCCGCGTGATCGATAATGTCGCGCAGCCGCTCTGGTATCTGATCGTGGGCTATCTCGCGGCGGGCTGCGTGATTGCGTTGACCGGTCGGATGGTCGGATCGCCGGCCCTGGTGCTGATGACGCTGGCAGGCTGTGGCGTGTTCCTCATCGGCACGCAGATGTCTCTCAGCGCCTATGCCGCGACGCGCTTCCCACCAGCGGTCCGTGGCCGCGCTGTCGGCTTCATACAGGCGGTTGGCCGGACCGGCTCGCTGATCGGTCCCGTGGTGGGCGGGGCGCTCCTCGGCTTCGGCGTGTCGCCAAAGGGCCTGTTCGCCCTGGGCTTCCTGCCTGCCGCGCTCGCGGCGTTGCTCCTCGTCATTCTGGCGGGCTCGGTCCGCCGCCACCTCATGTTCGGACAAGGAAGACCTCATGTCGCATACCCTTGA